A genomic segment from Leopardus geoffroyi isolate Oge1 chromosome A2, O.geoffroyi_Oge1_pat1.0, whole genome shotgun sequence encodes:
- the DIRAS1 gene encoding GTP-binding protein Di-Ras1 gives MPEQSNDYRVVVFGAGGVGKSSLVLRFVKGTFRDTYIPTIEDTYRQVISCDKSVCTLQITDTTGSHQFPAMQRLSISKGHAFILVYSITSKQSLEELGPIYKLIVQIKGSVEDIPVMLVGNKCDETQREVDTREAQAVAQEWKCAFMETSAKMNYNVKELFQELLTLETRRNMSLNIDGKRSSKQKRTDRVKGKCVLM, from the coding sequence ATGCCTGAACAGAGCAACGACTACCGAGTGGTGGTGTTCGGGGCGGGCGGCGTGGGCAAGAGCTCGCTGGTGCTTCGCTTCGTCAAGGGCACGTTCCGGGACACCTACATCCCCACCATCGAGGACACCTACCGGCAGGTGATCAGCTGCGACAAGAGCGTATGCACGCTGCAGATCACCGACACCACGGGCAGCCACCAGTTCCCGGCCATGCAGCGGCTGTCCATCTCCAAGGGCCACGCCTTCATCCTGGTCTACTCCATCACCAGCAAGCAGTCGCTGGAGGAGCTGGGGCCCATCTACAAGCTCATCGTGCAGATCAAGGGCAGCGTAGAGGACATCCCCGTCATGCTGGTGGGCAACAAGTGCGATGAGACACAGCGGGAGGTGGACACCCGCGAGGCCCAGGCCGTGGCCCAGGAGTGGAAGTGCGCCTTCATGGAGACGTCGGCCAAGATGAACTACAACGTCAAGGAGCTTTTCCAGGAGCTGCTGACGCTGGAGACGCGCCGAAACATGAGCCTGAACATCGACGGCAAGCGCTCCAGCAAACAGAAGAGGACAGACCGCGTCAAGGGCAAATGCGTCCTCATGTGA